Genomic window (Leptospira weilii):
GAATCGCTTTCGCATTTTGTTACACCGAACTCACGTTATGTTAGGAAGCGTTGTGCCTGAGTTTTCCTGATGTATGAACTGGCGACATGGTGGCGGAGAAACCTGAGAAACTTTTTCTATCACAAAATCATAACTTTGTAAACAGAAGGTATCTTTTTGTGGGAGTTCCCACAAAAATTCCCGCTTTTTTAACCACCATGATTTCAATCACTTTTCCGACTCACGAGAGATTAGCGAGGTAAAATATTACTAACTCCTAATCAACGATTTCCTTATTCTTTTAGGAAAGACAAGTTGGATTTTTGACTTACAATCGATACGTCTTTCATCGTGACCGAAAGAGCATCCCCCGATTTTTCGATCTCTATTTTGAATTTTCCGTCCTTGTCGATGATCGGCGATTCTTCTACGTATTTGCCTTCGAAGATTTTCTTTTTATTGAACTTTACGGTGTAGCTGATATTATCCTGACTTTCGATTTCTAAAAGCACTTGACTTACTCCGTTATTTCCGTCCCAGGCCATTGCGGTCCAAGGTCCCTTGAATTTCTCCAAAGTGGAATCTCCACCGAAGGTTCTTTTCTTAGGAGCGGTAACTGCGGCGGAGATTACAGCCGATACGGGAAGGGAATTTTCGCTTTCTCCCCCGAGATCGGTTTTTGAAGTCACAGAATAAAGAAATAAAGTTTCTTTTTCCGGAACGGCAGCCACATAATCGTTTTTGTTTCCCGCGGAACCGAGAAAAGTCCATTTTGATTCTCCTCTTTTCTTACGAAAAACATAATATTCTGATGCTTCTTTCGTCTTATCCCAAGTCAGATTTATCTTAGCCGCTTTTGTATCTAGAACACCTTTTAGGTTTTCAGGAGAAGTAATTTTTACCCCCCTTTGTTTGTTGGGATCGGTATATCCGTAGGCAAAACTTGAGAACGGACCGTTTTTCCCTTCCGAGTTTACGGCTGTTACGGAATAGTATGCGAATCGAGCGGGCAGATTTTCATCGATGAATTCTTCCGCTCCCGTTTCGGAAATTTTTTCCCAAGCTCCCCCTCCAATCCAACCGGATTTTACATATCGAAATACGAAATATTTGGAAGCTCCGGAAACTTTTTGCCATTTCAATTCCACTTTATTTTGATAAGAACCTCGGCTAGCAACTAGTCCCAACGGCTTTGCGGGAGGGGTCTTCGGTTGGGCCGTAAAACCGCTCACCGCATCGGAAGGTTCTCCTGTTTTTCCGCTAAGTTTAGCAGAAACTACATAGATTTCCATAATACCTTTTTTTGCCGCGGAATGATCCGCATAACTGTTGATCTTGGAGTTCCCGATCGGATTATATCTCTTCTGAGCCTTATTCCATTTAAAGATTTGGTATTCGGAAGAAGCGGCTCCCGGCTCCCAAGTGAGTTCGATTTTGTTGTCGTATTGACCTTGTGTCGCTTTCACCCCCAAAACTTTGGGAGGAGGTTTTAGTTCTTCCGTTTTTGCAAATCCGATTACCTCGCCCTGAGATAAATCGGAAGCGTAAGAATCCGTTAAAGTCATAATCTTGTATCTATAGGCGAGATTCGGTTGAACTCCGTCATCGTTAAAGCTATTCGTGCTCGCCAAACCGATCTTCCCGAAATCGGAATCTCCCGGACCCTTTCTATGAATTTCGTATCCGACTGCGTTCGGAACGACTTCCCAGTTGATTAAAACCTTATCCGTAAAACTTCCTTGAGAAGCGGTGATGGAAGAAGGCGCTACTGGATTGGAATCACTCGCGATCGAAGTGGGTTCGGGAGTGTTGGAATCCGGCTTTCCTTGATCGCTGACGGTTTCAATCTGGTCGATCATTACGAAGGCGCCTTGACAAATTCGAGTAAACCAACGATAGTCTATATAACCGTAACCTTGGTCGCCCCAATCCGTTCCCCAAGAATTGATGAATTTTACGGCATTCTTAGAATCGTCGTAACCGACGATTGCGATCGCGTGTCCTCCGTAGGTTTTGCCTAAACCCTCTTTGTAAATCTGATCTCCTTTCAGATTGAAGAAGTTCTCATAAACCAAAACTCCTGCGACAACCGGCTTACCTTCCGCAAGTTGCGCTTTCACTTCGGTTATGTCCGTCGTTTTCACTCTTAAAAATTCTTTGGCTTTGTATTTGGAAGCGGCGTCGATTGCTGCTTGAGAAGGACGAGCTTTGTAATCGGCGGAATTATAGGGCATTGTTTCCCAAGGTGCCGCTCCCATTTCCACGATTACGCGCATTGCGTCGGAGATCAAGGATCCGTTATCTCTTCCTCCGTTGATTTGATTGTAGATAAACGCGGGCGAAAAGATTTTGCTGTAATTCGGATTTCCTTCGGGGGTTCTAAGAGACCAATCCTTGTTGGAACCTTTTCTTTCGATATATTCTTGGAAACTCTTAGTCGCGTAGGCGGTGGACCAAGCGACACAACTGCCTTGTTCCCCCTGATTTCCCACAGGAGGCATGGAAGGAGAAAGGTCCACGTTTGAAGCGAGCCCTCTGTGAGAAATTCCGTACGGATTCGTGTCCCTTAACGAGGAAAGAAGTTCGGAGGATTCCCGTTGCATCCCCAAAGAACGAGTCAACGGTTGCGCAAAAACCGGGCTAAGAGCGAGCGAAAAAAGAATCGATGTTAGAATAGAATATTTTAAAATTCTCATATGTTTTCCTATTAATTCCCTTTTTGGGATTGAACTACTTCTCGGATTTTATCTTCCGTTTCTCTGGAATATTCTTTAAACGCAAAGGGATGGGGTTCGTAGAGAGTAATCAACTGTGATTCGTTCCCTTTGCTATCCTTGATTGTTTTTTGATTTAAGAATAGAATGTAATCCCCTTCGGGAGGAGCGGCTTTCAGCCATTTTCCTAAAAGTTCCGGAAAAATCATAAATCCGATTTCAAACTTGGCGGGAAGCTTTTCTCCGCCTTTCCAGGGTTTTAAAATTTCAACCGTAGCTATTACGGAAATCGAAGTTTCGGAAATTTTTTTTTCGCGAACGTTTGTAATTCGAGTGAGAGCTATGTAATCGGAATTTTTAACCTGATGTTCGAGGGTAGGGGGAGTGGGTACCGATAAAAGCGGCAAAGTAAAAAATAGTAAACCGATCCAAGCAAACGCTTTCAAATTCATCTTTGTCTCCATCGGCTGATTTTTTTCAGCCAAAAATGAAGTATGAACTTGCAATTTGACTCCGCAAGGAATTTTTTAAATTTCAAAGAAGAGAACTTCTGATACTTGAAAAGAATGGAAAACGTATTGTTTGAGCAGGAACCTCGAAGAGCTGAAATTTGAAATAAAATCAGTCTTCGAGATTGAAATGAATCGGAACCCGATGCGACATTTTTGTCGGTCTTCCTTGGACGTATCCAGGACTCCAACGCGCCAATTTGACGATTTTAAGCGCCGCTTCGTCAAAACCGAAGCCAGCCTTTCCGGAGGCGACTTTTGCTCCTTGTAAATTTCCTTGTTCGTCGATTTGAACAATGACTACAACTTGTTTTGTTACGATCCCAGCGGATTTTGCTTGAGGTGGGAAAAAATCTCTTAAATCAAAATCGATAATCGGAGTCGGAGTTTTATCTCCGTTGTAAGAAAATAGAAATCCGTCTTTGTCAGTTCCGTTTCCGGAAACAGCGTTCGGATTCAGATCTTCATCGATTGGGTCATCAGCATTTTTGTTGGAACCTTCCACCCATTCCTGTTTTTCAACGGGAGCGGGAGAAGAGGTCCCGCCGATCAATTCGGGAGGGATGTCTTCTAAATCCACTTCCACGTCCTGATTATCCAAATCCTCAGAAGAGATTTCCGCATCGGGAATATAGGTCGCGATGAAATAAATTCCGATTGAAAGTGAATGCAAAGTAAAGGACGCGATCAGACAAAATCGGAACAAACCGAATCGAACGATCTTTTGTTTAATTTCAGCAACGCTTACCATTCTGCTTTCCCGCTTCCCTTAACGTTTTACCGAAAGCGCAATTCTAGTAACTCCAGCTTTACGAATCACTCCCATCGTTTCCGCGATTTTTCCATATGAAAGAGAAGAATCGGCTGAAAGAGTCAGACGCATATTCGGTTTAATTTTAGAATCTCTTTCAAGCTGAGCTTGTAATTTTTCTATGGAAGCTTCCGCCCCTTCTATCAGAATTTTCCCGTCCTTGGTCAGAGCGACTTGAACCGATTGAGCTACATTCGGATCCGCCGCCGAAACCTTGGGAAGATTGATATTGATGGATTCTTTTTTTAAGAAGTTAGCGGTTACCATAAAGATTACTAAAAGAACTAGAATCACATCCACCATCGGAGTGATATTAATATTGCCTATTTCTTCTCCGTCGCCGGAGGGAGCAGAACCTGCCATGTTTTTTACCTTCTCCTTATAAGTTTATTTCTTACGGGAAAGACTTGCAAGAAACTCTTTTGAAAGAATTTCCAAATTTGCCTGAATGATCTTTAATTTACGAGTAAAATAGTTGTTCGCCATTACGACCGGAATTGCAACTCCTAATCCGGCGGCGGTTGCAAGAAGGGCCGTAGAGATACTTCTCATTACGAATTCAGCTCCAGTGCTTCCTAACGTTCC
Coding sequences:
- a CDS encoding energy transducer TonB, which gives rise to MVSVAEIKQKIVRFGLFRFCLIASFTLHSLSIGIYFIATYIPDAEISSEDLDNQDVEVDLEDIPPELIGGTSSPAPVEKQEWVEGSNKNADDPIDEDLNPNAVSGNGTDKDGFLFSYNGDKTPTPIIDFDLRDFFPPQAKSAGIVTKQVVVIVQIDEQGNLQGAKVASGKAGFGFDEAALKIVKLARWSPGYVQGRPTKMSHRVPIHFNLED
- a CDS encoding LIC_20196 family exoprotein, which translates into the protein MNLKAFAWIGLLFFTLPLLSVPTPPTLEHQVKNSDYIALTRITNVREKKISETSISVIATVEILKPWKGGEKLPAKFEIGFMIFPELLGKWLKAAPPEGDYILFLNQKTIKDSKGNESQLITLYEPHPFAFKEYSRETEDKIREVVQSQKGN
- a CDS encoding C1 family peptidase: MRILKYSILTSILFSLALSPVFAQPLTRSLGMQRESSELLSSLRDTNPYGISHRGLASNVDLSPSMPPVGNQGEQGSCVAWSTAYATKSFQEYIERKGSNKDWSLRTPEGNPNYSKIFSPAFIYNQINGGRDNGSLISDAMRVIVEMGAAPWETMPYNSADYKARPSQAAIDAASKYKAKEFLRVKTTDITEVKAQLAEGKPVVAGVLVYENFFNLKGDQIYKEGLGKTYGGHAIAIVGYDDSKNAVKFINSWGTDWGDQGYGYIDYRWFTRICQGAFVMIDQIETVSDQGKPDSNTPEPTSIASDSNPVAPSSITASQGSFTDKVLINWEVVPNAVGYEIHRKGPGDSDFGKIGLASTNSFNDDGVQPNLAYRYKIMTLTDSYASDLSQGEVIGFAKTEELKPPPKVLGVKATQGQYDNKIELTWEPGAASSEYQIFKWNKAQKRYNPIGNSKINSYADHSAAKKGIMEIYVVSAKLSGKTGEPSDAVSGFTAQPKTPPAKPLGLVASRGSYQNKVELKWQKVSGASKYFVFRYVKSGWIGGGAWEKISETGAEEFIDENLPARFAYYSVTAVNSEGKNGPFSSFAYGYTDPNKQRGVKITSPENLKGVLDTKAAKINLTWDKTKEASEYYVFRKKRGESKWTFLGSAGNKNDYVAAVPEKETLFLYSVTSKTDLGGESENSLPVSAVISAAVTAPKKRTFGGDSTLEKFKGPWTAMAWDGNNGVSQVLLEIESQDNISYTVKFNKKKIFEGKYVEESPIIDKDGKFKIEIEKSGDALSVTMKDVSIVSQKSNLSFLKE
- a CDS encoding ExbD/TolR family protein, yielding MAGSAPSGDGEEIGNINITPMVDVILVLLVIFMVTANFLKKESININLPKVSAADPNVAQSVQVALTKDGKILIEGAEASIEKLQAQLERDSKIKPNMRLTLSADSSLSYGKIAETMGVIRKAGVTRIALSVKR